Part of the Moraxella ovis genome is shown below.
TTGAGTATTTTTGGTAAGAACCTAACGACCTATGAGACGCTGTTAGAGCGTGGGCGACGTGAAGCGATCGTACGCATGAAAGCGCGTGCGCACATGGCAGGCTATGATGCGGTGATGGGTGTGCGTTTGGAGATCAGTAATATTGGCGCTAATGACCCATCGGGCGATGCCATCGAGGTGATCGCCTATGGTACGGCGTTTAAGCGATAACCATATAAAATAGATCGTCATTCGTGAAATATCCATCAAAAATTTCCCCAATAAACGCCCGTTTTAGGGTAAAATTAGCGGTTTTAGTTTTTATTATTTTGTAAATTTAAGAGTATTGTATGAGCGAGCATAACCAAAAGACACTGGCGGATTTATCCGCAGCTTATAACCCTGCTGAGATTGAGGGTGGGCGTTATCAGACTTGGGAGGAGGCGGGGTTTTTTAAGCCGACTTTTGATAAGTCAGAATCGTTCTCTATCGCCATTCCGCCGCCCAATGTAACAGGCTCGTTGCACATGGGGCATGGTTTTAATAACACCATCATGGATGCGCTGACCCGTTATCATCGCATGAAAGGCTATAACACACTCTGGCAGCCTGGCACCGACCATGCTGGTATTGCAACTCAAATGGTTGTTGAGCGCAAGCTTGGCTTGGAAGGGGTGACTCGCCACGATCTAGGTCGTGAGAAATTCCTAGAAAAAGTCTGGGAATGGAAAGAAGAATCGGGTGGTAACATCACGCGCCAAATCCGCCGCCTAGGCTCATCAGTGGACTGGTCTCGCGAACGATTCACAATGGATGAAGGGCTGTCTCATGCGGTGCGGGATGTGTTCGTTAAGCTGTACGATGATGGATTGATTTATCGTAAAAAACGCCTTGTCAATTGGGACTGTCAATTAAAAACCGCCATCAGTGATTTGGAAGTAGAAAATCGTGATGAAAAAGGCTTTATGTATCACGTTCGCTATCCTTTTGTCGCTGGGCAAACGGACGCCAATGGAGCAAGCCTTGACGGCAAGTATATGCACATTGCCACCACTCGCCCAGAGACCATTTTGGCAGACGGCTGTTTGGCAGTACACCCTGATGATAGCCGATATACGCACATTTTGGGTAAAATGGTGCATGTGCCTTTAACCGACCGTGTCATTCCTGTGCTGGCTGACCCTTATCCCGACCCTGAATTTGGTACGGGGTGCGTAAAAATTACCCCTGCTCACGATTTTAATGACTATGAGGTGGGCGAACGCCAAAACATTGAGATTATTAACCTGATGAACCTTGACGGCACGATGAATGAAAATTGTCCGCCTGCTTATCAAGGGCTTGACCGCTTTGACGCTCGTAAAAACATCATCGCCGACCTAGAAATGCACGGCTTTTTAGAAAGAGTAGAACCGCACGATTTAAAACGCCCCTACGGCGACCGCTCTGGTACGGTGATTGAACCGCTGTTGACCGACCAATGGTATGTCAAAATTGAGGCGTTAGCCAAACCAGCCATAGATGCGGTGCAAAATGGCGATATTAAATTTGTGCCAGAACAATATACCAATATGTACATGGCTTGGATGCGCGACATTCAAGACTGGTGCATCAGCCGCCAGCTGTGGTGGGGGCATCGCATTCCTGCATGGTATGATGATGCGGGTAACGTCTATGTGGCACATAACGAAGCTGAAGTTCGCGCCAAATATAACCTAGCCCAAGACATTACCTTGCGCCAAGATGAGGATGTGTTGGATACTTGGTTTAGCTCAGGGCTATGGACGTTTAGTACATTGGATTGGGGTAATCCTAATGACGATGGTCGTGTATTATCAACCTTCCACCCAACGAGCGTATTGGTGACAGGCTTTGACATCATCTTCTTCTGGGTGGCGCGCATGATCATGCTGACCATGCATTTTGTCAAGAATGCAGACGGCACACCGCAAATTCCATTTAAGACTGTCTATGTGCATGGGCTTGTGCGTGATGCCCAAGGTCAAAAAATGTCAAAATCTAAAGGTAACGTATTAGATCCGATTGACCTGATTGACGGCATTGACCTAGAAAGTCTGGTCGCCAAACGCACCACGGGGCTGATGAACCCAAAAGATGCCGCCAAAATCGAAAAAGCAACTCGTAAAGAGTTCCCCGAAGGCATCGCGGCACACGGTACGGATGCTCTTCGTTTCACCTTTGCAAGCCTAGCGAGCACAGGCCGCGACATTAACTTTGACCTAAAACGCATTGAAGGTTATCGTAATTTTTGTAATAAAATTTGGAACGCCAGCCGTTTCGTATTGATGAATGTCGAAGGCAAGACCATCGCATCAAATGCTAATCCTGACCTGTGGGAGCTGCCTGAGCAATGGATCGTCAGCCGCCTTCAAAAATGCGAACAAGCAGTTCAGACAGCATTTGAGACGTATCGTCTAGACTTGGCGTCACAAGCGATTTATGACTTCATCTGGAATGAGTACTGTGATTGGTATGTGGAGCTTACTAAGCCTGTGCTGAATGATGAGACTGTATCGGATGAGCGTAAGGCGGAGATTCGCCGTGTGCTACTTGCCATATTAGAGACGGCGCTGCGTCTGGCGCATCCGATCATGCCATTCATCACTGAGGAGATTTGGCAGATCATCGCACCGATGCTAGGACTTGCTAAGGCAGGCGATAGCATCATGCTGGCATCATTCCCTGTGGCGAATACCCAGCGCATCAACGATCAAGCCGAGAGTGACATGGCGTGGCTACAAAGCCTAATCGGCGCGGTGCGAAACATCCGCGGTGAGATGAAACTGGGTAATGCAGTGCGCCTACCGGTGCTACTTCAAGGCGTAACAGATGATCAAAAAGCAAGTCTGCTTCGCATCGAAAGTCAGTTCAAGGCATTGGCAAAAGTTGAGAGCCTAACCATTGTTGGTAGTGATAAAGACGTGCCATTATCATCACAGGCGCTGATCGGATCATTAAAAGTATTGGTGCCGATGAAGGGTTTGATTGATCCAACGGCTGAGCTGAACCGTCTAAATAAAGTGCGTGAAAAACTCCAAGCCCAAGCAGATGGCATCACCAAAAAGCTATCCAACGAAGGCTTTGTCGCCAAAGCGCCTGCCCAAGTGGTAGAAGCGGAGAAAGCTAAGCTTGCTGAGCTAGAAGGGCAGATTGGGGAGATTGAGAAGCAGGTGGGGCAGTTGCAAAGCCTGTAATTCTAATAACAGCAAATAGATTATTTTTATAATCTATTTGCCTAATATACCAATTAATGATGAAAAAAATAAATGAAACCTTTTATAAAATGGGCGGGCGGTAAGAATTCTTTGCTTGATGAAATTCAAAAACGCTTGCCTGATTTTGTCCACTCACAAGATTTTTGTTTGGTAGAGCTTTTTGTTGGTGGTGGGGCGGTGTCCTTATGGGCATTGTCCGATTTGCCACATCTAAAACAGCTTATCATCAATGATTACAATGCCGATTTAATCAATGTTTACCCACATTAGCTCTAATCTTTAAAAGATAAACAAAGTATTGGGTTTATTATTTTTATTTGGCTGTCATTTTAATCTAAGTGGATTGTGATGTTTGTTAAATGACATTCAATTAGATTGGATATGGGTAGATACTATAAAAAGATAAAGAGAGTATAGGGCATATAAAAGACGATGAATTTATATTTTGATAAAAACTTAGCAAATGAATACAGTAGTAAGGCTCAAATTGCAAGAGTTTTAACTGAAAATTGGGTGTTGAATAACTCATATTGTCCCAAATGCGGAAATCTGCCATTATCTGAATTTGAAAACAATCGACCTGTTGCTGATTTTTACTGTCAAAATTGCCTCGAAGAATTTGAGTTAAAAAGTAAAAATGGTCGTTTGCCCAATGTGATAACAGACGGTGCTTATACAACGATGATAGAGCGTATCAACGCTAATAACAGCCCAAACTTTTTCTTCTTAACTTATGATAAACAGTGGCGAGTTAATGATTTTTTGATTATACCAAAACAATTTTTTACTCCAAGTATTATTATCAAAAGAAAGCCTTTGTCGCCCAATGCAAGGCGTGCAGGCTGGGT
Proteins encoded:
- a CDS encoding valine--tRNA ligase; translated protein: MSEHNQKTLADLSAAYNPAEIEGGRYQTWEEAGFFKPTFDKSESFSIAIPPPNVTGSLHMGHGFNNTIMDALTRYHRMKGYNTLWQPGTDHAGIATQMVVERKLGLEGVTRHDLGREKFLEKVWEWKEESGGNITRQIRRLGSSVDWSRERFTMDEGLSHAVRDVFVKLYDDGLIYRKKRLVNWDCQLKTAISDLEVENRDEKGFMYHVRYPFVAGQTDANGASLDGKYMHIATTRPETILADGCLAVHPDDSRYTHILGKMVHVPLTDRVIPVLADPYPDPEFGTGCVKITPAHDFNDYEVGERQNIEIINLMNLDGTMNENCPPAYQGLDRFDARKNIIADLEMHGFLERVEPHDLKRPYGDRSGTVIEPLLTDQWYVKIEALAKPAIDAVQNGDIKFVPEQYTNMYMAWMRDIQDWCISRQLWWGHRIPAWYDDAGNVYVAHNEAEVRAKYNLAQDITLRQDEDVLDTWFSSGLWTFSTLDWGNPNDDGRVLSTFHPTSVLVTGFDIIFFWVARMIMLTMHFVKNADGTPQIPFKTVYVHGLVRDAQGQKMSKSKGNVLDPIDLIDGIDLESLVAKRTTGLMNPKDAAKIEKATRKEFPEGIAAHGTDALRFTFASLASTGRDINFDLKRIEGYRNFCNKIWNASRFVLMNVEGKTIASNANPDLWELPEQWIVSRLQKCEQAVQTAFETYRLDLASQAIYDFIWNEYCDWYVELTKPVLNDETVSDERKAEIRRVLLAILETALRLAHPIMPFITEEIWQIIAPMLGLAKAGDSIMLASFPVANTQRINDQAESDMAWLQSLIGAVRNIRGEMKLGNAVRLPVLLQGVTDDQKASLLRIESQFKALAKVESLTIVGSDKDVPLSSQALIGSLKVLVPMKGLIDPTAELNRLNKVREKLQAQADGITKKLSNEGFVAKAPAQVVEAEKAKLAELEGQIGEIEKQVGQLQSL
- a CDS encoding DNA adenine methylase, whose amino-acid sequence is MKPFIKWAGGKNSLLDEIQKRLPDFVHSQDFCLVELFVGGGAVSLWALSDLPHLKQLIINDYNADLINVYPH
- a CDS encoding DpnI domain-containing protein, which gives rise to MNLYFDKNLANEYSSKAQIARVLTENWVLNNSYCPKCGNLPLSEFENNRPVADFYCQNCLEEFELKSKNGRLPNVITDGAYTTMIERINANNSPNFFFLTYDKQWRVNDFLIIPKQFFTPSIIIKRKPLSPNARRAGWVGCNIDISNVVDFGKIFLVKNSQIINQNLVQEHFNNTLFIRTKNIESRGWILDIMMCIDSISKDTFNLKDIYDFEEILKIKYPNNNFIKDKIRQQLQILRDKGLIEFVARGRYKKVKYANL